A section of the Phycodurus eques isolate BA_2022a chromosome 4, UOR_Pequ_1.1, whole genome shotgun sequence genome encodes:
- the si:dkeyp-69b9.6 gene encoding Krueppel homolog 1: MFQFGKYNLDIIEMLSGHQAHQFKGIGLDRQLQHQQQVQLHQHQLQQQQQQQAESSGALLSGLGLGPLQGSRGYHEDHRSQGNPSPCYSGASPCGSGMAGPALRKAPLAPTLHPHSQSHNQHHHPQQQPHLPLSSLLDDSEDDVTSSVNNAISAITAATGNRDDRGDIIGGLLGGLGLGPLGSPSTSGMDKNFRGGGNQEALSNNPQNTAAKPKRPRKPRAKKEPAVDGQPPKRRQYTPRMGTGGLPRTHLCSVCGKGFARRETLRRHDRIHTGEKPHHCTVCGKYFREAFHLSKHQTVHSGAKNYKCSICGKEFGYSQSLRRHSKLHQKGEIEEVPTTPAAENINSFNPNPQCSVTQDGSQNQVPSTSSYYSYPQDVKPQDTQPHSLPPPRLYTCAICWKSFRHHFHLTAHHQTVHEGGGEKHFCCEVCGKAFAYSNSLTRHRQSQHGITRGETSNPQEGSSGSGDNRGGTDVNQSTSESEAATNALLQMAPSTDSHGAPSLNVVTHGHQQAPPQPPAGYSPLFYDATAAQSSASSAPSYSQPLPPNSTIMPPHHPHSPAGVKGEHIYPAGSRSRTLHTTAPFQPLTELPSTEHHHLHHHHHHPHHHPHHQSGAQLQQHLDCSNQLPHDEIRRHKKKKKKSDRREWRDNKYESQDLVRFDGSQKKRKISCTVRGQLNKKQGSLRLTIRRGEGSGGGGYKLVNTGGVKVQILSSLKVPVKRFGCPVCPNSVFSRKAGLLVHMAVRHPRKARTTRERLQCSVCGKQSQRAMAAFVHRASHRARGTFSCQCCSARFWNGTLLQRHKGSCRRIAKGAQEGDAKKPTLLKRPGERQTRDGQGDMPYHPLGSYRY, encoded by the exons ATGTTCCAATTTGGAAAATACAATTTGGACATTATAGAAATGTTAAGTGGGCACCAGGCCCACCAGTTTAAAGGCATTGGTTTAGACCGACAACTGCAGCATCAGCAGCAAGTGCAACTCCACCAGCACcaactgcagcagcagcagcagcagcaagctGAGTCGTCTGGAGCTCTTCTGTCTGGACTTGGCTTGGGCCCCCTGCAGGGGTCAAGAG GCTACCATGAAGACCACCGTTCTCAAGGTAATCCGTCTCCATGCTACTCTGGTGCCTCCCCCTGTGGAAGTGGGATGGCCGGCCCAGCTCTGAGAAAGGCACCCCTGGCCCCAACACTGCATCCACACTCTCAGAGCCACAACCAGCACCATCATCCGCAACAACAGCCCCACCTGCCCCTCTCCTCTCTTCTTGATGACTCAGAGGATGATGTCACTAGCTCCGTCAATAATGCGATCTCTGCTATCACTGCAGCAACTGGAAATAGAGATGACAGGGGAGACATCATAGGAGGTCTACTTGGTGGTCTTGGTCTCGGCCCTCTGGGTTCACCATCAACATCTGGCATGGATAAGAATTTCCGAGGTGGTGGCAACCAGGAGGCGTTGAGCAACAATCCACAGAATACTGCTGCAAAGCCCAAACGTCCCCGCAAACCCAGAGCCAAGAAAGAACCAGCAGTCGATGGGCAGCCCCCTAAACGTAGGCAGTACACTCCGAGAATGGGAACCGGTGGGCTCCCACGCACTCACCTCTGCAGTGTCTGTGGTAAGGGTTTTGCACGTCGCGAGACTCTACGCAGGCATGACCGCATACATACCGGAGAAAAGCCTCATCACTGCACTGTTTGTGGAAAGTATTTTAGAGAGGCTTTCCACCTTAGCAAGCATCAAACAGTTCACTCTGGGGCAAAGAATTACAAATGCAGCATCTGTGGGAAGGAGTTTGGTTACTCCCAGAGCCTGAGGAGGCACAGCAAACTCCACCAGAAAGGGGAGATTGAAGAGGTGCCCACAACACCAGCTGCAGAGAATATAAACAGCTTTAATCCGAACCCTCAATGCAGTGTGACCCAAGACGGGAGCCAAAACCAAGTACCAAGCACCTCCTCCTATTACTCTTATCCTCAAGATGTCAAGCCTCAAGATACCCAGCCACATTCACTGCCTCCGCCTCGTCTTTACACCTGTGCTATATGCTGGAAGTCGTTCCGCCACCACTTCCATCTGACTGCTCATCACCAGACGGTTCATGAAGGTGGGGGTGAAAAGCATTTCTGCTGTGAGGTATGTGGGAAAGCGTTTGCTTACTCAAATAGCCTGACTCGACACAGGCAGTCCCAGCATGGAATCACCCGAGGTGAAACATCTAACCCTCAAGAAGGCAGCAGTGGGTCTGGAGACAACCGGGGAGGGACTGATGTGAACCAGTCGACGTCAGAAAGCGAGGCCGCCACCAATGCTCTACTGCAAATGGCCCCATCTACCGACAGCCATGGGGCTCCAAGTCTTAATGTTGTCACTCATGGCCACCAACAGGCACCACCGCAACCACCAGCTGGCTACTCTCCCCTCTTTTATGATGCTACAGCAGCCCAGTCTTCAGCCTCCAGTGCCCCATCTTACTCGCAGCCTCTGCCCCCCAATTCTACAATCATGCCCCCCCACCATCCGCACTCCCCGGCCGGGGTGAAAGGAGAGCACATATATCCAGCCGGATCCCGCAGCCGTACTCTACACACCACAGCCCCGTTCCAGCCCCTTACGGAACTGCCCTCCACCGAACATCACCATctacatcatcatcaccatcacccccaccatcatcctcatcatcagtcAGGTGCCCAGCTCCAACAACACCTCGACTGCAGCAACCAGTTGCCGCATGATgaaatcagacgacacaagaagaaaaaaaaaaagtcagatagGAGAGAGTGGCGGGATAATAAGTATGAATCCCAAGACTTAGTCAGATTTGATGGGAGCCAAAAGAAGAGAAAGATAAGTTGTACTGTAAGAGGGCAGTTGAACAAAAAACAAGGCTCTCTTCGCTTGACCATTAGGCGGGGAGAAGGATCTGGTGGCGGTGGGTATAAACTTGTCAACACTGGGGGAGTGAAGGTTCAGATCCTGTCGTCCTTAAAAGTTCCTGTGAAGCGTTTTGGCTGTCCTGTATGCCCCAATTCAGTGTTCTCTCGCAAAGCGGGGCTCCTAGTCCACATGGCAGTTAGACACCCACGAAAAGCAAGAACCACTCGAGAGCGACTTCAGTGCAGTGTATGTGGGAAGCAATCTCAGAGGGCTATGGCAGCTTTTGTCCATCGGGCTTCTCATCGTGCCAGAGGGACCTTCTCCTGCCAGTGCTGCTCCGCTCGTTTCTGGAATGGTACACTTCTCCAAAGACACAAGGGTTCCTGCCGCCGCATTGCTAAGGGAGCACAGGAAGGCGATGCCAAGAAGCCGACGCTATTAAAGAGACCGGGAGAAAGACAGACCCGAGATGGTCAGGGCGACATGCCATACCATCCACTGGGATCATATAGATACTGA